A part of Bacillus thuringiensis genomic DNA contains:
- a CDS encoding DEAD/DEAH box helicase has protein sequence MTTFRELGLSESLLQSVESMGFEEATPIQAETIPHALQGKDIIGQAQTGTGKTAAFGLPLLDKVDTNKEAVQGIVIAPTRELAIQVGEELYKIGKHKRVRILPIYGGQDINRQIRALKKHPHIIVGTPGRILDHINRKTLRLQNVETVVLDEADEMLNMGFIEDIEAILTDVPETHQTLLFSATMPDPIRRIAERFMTEPQHIKVKAKEVTMPNIQQFYLEVQEKKKFDVLTRLLDIQSPELAIVFGRTKRRVDELSEALNLRGYAAEGIHGDLTQAKRMSVLRKFKEGAIEVLVATDVAARGLDISGVTHVYNFDIPQDPESYVHRIGRTGRAGKKGIAMLFVTPRESGQLKNIERTTKRKVDRMEAPTLDEALEGQQRLIAEKLQSTIENDNLSYYKRIAEEMLEENDSVTVVAAALKMMTKEPDTTPIALTSEPPVVSRGGGSKKRGGNGGGYRDGNRNRSRDGRGGGDGRNRDRNRDGRGGGDGRNRDRNRDASNRDRNRDGGSRGRKGEGQGRPGSSNGRGERKHHSRPQA, from the coding sequence TTGACAACATTTCGAGAATTAGGATTAAGTGAGTCTTTACTACAATCTGTTGAAAGTATGGGCTTTGAAGAGGCTACGCCGATTCAAGCTGAAACAATTCCACATGCATTGCAAGGTAAGGATATTATTGGGCAAGCGCAAACAGGTACAGGGAAAACAGCAGCATTCGGATTACCACTATTAGATAAAGTGGATACAAATAAAGAAGCAGTTCAAGGTATTGTTATCGCGCCAACGCGTGAATTAGCAATTCAAGTTGGAGAAGAGCTGTACAAAATTGGTAAACATAAACGTGTTCGTATTTTACCAATTTATGGTGGTCAAGATATTAACCGCCAAATTCGTGCTCTAAAAAAACACCCACACATTATTGTTGGTACGCCGGGTCGTATTTTAGATCATATTAACCGTAAAACACTTCGCTTACAAAACGTAGAGACAGTTGTTCTTGACGAAGCGGATGAAATGTTAAACATGGGCTTCATTGAAGATATTGAAGCGATTTTAACAGATGTGCCAGAAACACATCAAACATTACTATTCTCAGCGACAATGCCAGATCCAATCCGTCGTATTGCTGAGCGTTTCATGACTGAGCCTCAACACATTAAAGTGAAAGCAAAAGAAGTAACAATGCCAAACATTCAGCAGTTCTATTTAGAAGTGCAAGAAAAGAAAAAGTTTGACGTGTTAACACGCTTACTAGATATTCAATCTCCAGAGCTTGCAATCGTATTCGGTCGTACAAAGCGTCGTGTTGATGAATTATCAGAAGCATTAAACTTACGTGGTTATGCAGCAGAAGGTATTCACGGTGACTTAACACAAGCGAAGCGTATGTCTGTATTACGTAAATTTAAAGAAGGTGCTATTGAAGTTCTTGTTGCAACAGACGTTGCTGCACGTGGTCTTGATATTTCAGGCGTAACACATGTATACAACTTCGATATCCCACAAGATCCAGAATCATACGTTCACCGTATCGGTCGTACTGGCCGTGCAGGTAAAAAAGGTATTGCAATGTTATTTGTAACACCACGTGAATCAGGACAATTAAAAAATATCGAGCGTACAACAAAACGTAAAGTTGATCGTATGGAAGCTCCGACACTTGACGAGGCATTAGAAGGTCAACAACGTTTAATCGCTGAAAAACTTCAAAGCACAATTGAAAATGATAATTTATCATACTACAAGCGTATTGCAGAAGAAATGTTAGAAGAGAATGATTCTGTAACAGTAGTAGCTGCTGCTTTAAAAATGATGACTAAAGAGCCAGATACAACTCCAATCGCTTTAACATCAGAACCACCAGTTGTTTCAAGAGGTGGCGGTTCTAAAAAACGCGGCGGTAACGGAGGCGGATACCGTGATGGTAACCGTAATCGTAGTCGTGACGGACGCGGCGGTGGCGATGGTCGTAACCGTGATCGCAATCGTGATGGACGCGGTGGTGGCGATGGCCGTAACCGTGATCGCAATCGTGATGCTAGTAACCGTGATCGTAATCGTGATGGTGGTAGCCGTGGTCGTAAAGGTGAAGGTCAAGGTCGTCCTGGATCTTCAAATGGACGTGGCGAAAGAAAGCATCATAGCCGTCCACAAGCTTAA
- the uvsE gene encoding UV DNA damage repair endonuclease UvsE produces the protein MLVRLGYVAMSVHLKNASPSQTMTYAQFQRIDDREAAIRKLERIANSNLENCLRLLKHNKGHDISFFRLSSKLIPLANHEELLEWNYIRPLKESLKVLGEYAIRMNMRIDFHPDHFVVLNSPEESIFKQSVKTLQMHKKLLKGMGIEHKQRCVLHVGGGYKDKELALERFIENWSNVPRGIQEMIMLENDDTTFTLEETLYLGEKLDIPVVFDLHHHMMNNEREDWHEDWARVVHTWETSLLPVKMHISSPRDEKDPRAHADFIDVDAFLSFLRRIKGSVGQINCMIEAKKKDESLFQLMRDLSKQIDVEIIDGASFYIK, from the coding sequence ATGCTTGTAAGGCTTGGGTATGTTGCGATGAGTGTGCATTTGAAGAACGCATCTCCATCTCAAACGATGACATATGCACAGTTTCAACGAATTGATGATCGAGAGGCTGCGATTCGTAAACTCGAAAGAATCGCTAATTCGAATTTGGAAAATTGCTTGCGGTTATTAAAGCATAATAAGGGACATGATATATCTTTCTTTCGACTTAGTTCTAAGCTTATTCCTTTAGCGAATCATGAGGAGTTGTTAGAGTGGAACTATATTCGTCCATTAAAAGAAAGTTTAAAAGTGCTAGGTGAATACGCAATTCGTATGAATATGCGTATTGATTTCCATCCGGATCACTTTGTTGTATTAAATTCACCGGAGGAAAGTATTTTTAAACAGTCAGTAAAAACTTTGCAGATGCACAAAAAATTGTTAAAAGGTATGGGAATTGAACATAAGCAACGATGTGTATTACATGTTGGCGGAGGATATAAAGATAAAGAGCTTGCATTAGAGCGCTTTATAGAAAATTGGTCTAACGTTCCAAGGGGTATTCAAGAAATGATCATGTTAGAAAATGATGATACAACCTTTACGCTAGAGGAAACATTGTATTTAGGAGAAAAATTAGACATTCCGGTCGTGTTTGATTTGCATCATCATATGATGAACAATGAACGAGAAGATTGGCATGAAGATTGGGCGCGTGTTGTTCATACGTGGGAAACATCTTTGTTACCAGTTAAAATGCATATCTCCAGTCCTAGAGATGAGAAAGACCCGAGGGCACACGCAGATTTTATTGATGTTGATGCATTCTTATCTTTTTTAAGAAGGATAAAGGGAAGTGTTGGGCAAATTAATTGTATGATTGAGGCGAAGAAGAAGGATGAGTCTTTATTTCAACTCATGAGAGACTTAAGCAAACAAATAGATGTGGAAATTATCGATGGTGCGAGCTTTTACATTAAATAA
- a CDS encoding rhomboid family intramembrane serine protease — translation MLIPSVRISLQPIVITLLLIQLVMIMLGDFFLFPMASYNEYIAKGEWWRLITSLLVHVDLQHFLSNSICLFVLGSSIEKQLGHFSFIIIFFLSGILGNISSYLIMPLEYIHAGASGGIFGLLGAQLFLLYSRYRSSNPRDIAIFSIMICILLLFTFFNPSANPISHLTGLIIGGICTPLLTKKFDGAELI, via the coding sequence ATGCTAATACCTTCTGTCCGCATTTCCTTACAACCAATCGTCATCACTTTACTTCTCATACAATTAGTCATGATTATGTTAGGCGACTTTTTTCTCTTTCCCATGGCATCCTACAATGAATATATCGCTAAAGGAGAATGGTGGCGTCTCATAACTTCCTTACTTGTACATGTAGACTTACAACATTTCCTTTCTAATAGTATTTGTTTATTTGTACTTGGCTCTTCTATTGAAAAACAACTAGGGCACTTTTCTTTCATCATTATTTTTTTCCTTTCTGGCATTCTTGGAAATATTTCTTCTTATCTCATTATGCCCCTTGAATATATTCATGCCGGGGCATCTGGTGGTATTTTCGGATTGCTAGGTGCACAATTATTTCTATTGTATAGTCGATATCGTTCTTCCAATCCAAGAGACATTGCTATTTTTTCAATCATGATATGTATATTACTACTATTCACTTTCTTCAATCCCTCCGCTAATCCTATAAGCCATTTAACAGGATTGATCATTGGTGGTATTTGTACTCCTTTATTAACAAAAAAATTCGATGGTGCTGAGCTTATTTAA
- the acpS gene encoding holo-ACP synthase, translating into MIVGIGIDIIELNRIEKMLDGKLKFMERILTESERNVAKELKGSRLTEFVAGRFAAKEAYSKAVGTGIGKEVSFLDIEVRNDDRGKPILVTSTEHIVHLSISHSKEFAVAQVVLESSSR; encoded by the coding sequence ATGATTGTAGGGATTGGAATCGATATTATTGAATTGAATCGAATTGAAAAAATGCTAGATGGAAAACTTAAATTTATGGAGCGTATTTTAACTGAAAGTGAACGTAATGTTGCTAAGGAGCTGAAGGGAAGTCGCCTTACAGAGTTTGTAGCTGGAAGATTTGCAGCGAAAGAGGCGTATTCAAAAGCGGTAGGAACTGGTATTGGAAAAGAAGTAAGTTTTTTAGATATTGAAGTAAGGAATGATGATAGAGGTAAGCCGATTCTCGTTACAAGTACAGAGCATATTGTTCATTTATCAATTAGTCATAGTAAGGAATTTGCTGTTGCTCAAGTTGTTTTAGAAAGCTCGTCACGCTAG
- a CDS encoding LolA family protein produces the protein MEKKQDDVVRDLEAKVKGMKSYQAEAKLSIKTGNEPQEYKVEIWHKEPSFYRVNLQNAKKDQSQIILRNEEGVFVLTPALNKSFRFQSDWPQNSSQAYLYESLVRDILQDKKNLTFEKTDKYYIFKTKTNYQHQNMLPKQEITLKKSDLTPVSVKLMDNDQNVLVKVDFSKVKFDAKFDKGAFDTKQNMSRAQVDVQTTAKEDKPFAILYPRDTPQGMVLKDEKELKTDSGKRAILTYTGSKKSFTLIQEKAKVAEASSAISVSGELVDLGFTIGALTKDSLTWSHNGVEYMLVSKGLEPKELLMVARSVTEKQVK, from the coding sequence ATGGAAAAGAAACAAGATGATGTTGTGAGAGATTTAGAGGCGAAAGTCAAAGGGATGAAAAGTTATCAAGCTGAAGCAAAATTATCTATTAAAACAGGGAATGAGCCTCAGGAGTATAAGGTAGAAATATGGCATAAGGAACCTTCTTTTTATCGTGTGAATTTGCAGAATGCGAAAAAAGATCAAAGTCAAATTATATTAAGAAATGAAGAAGGGGTATTTGTATTAACGCCAGCGCTTAATAAAAGTTTCCGTTTCCAAAGTGATTGGCCGCAAAATAGTAGCCAGGCTTATTTATATGAATCCCTTGTGAGAGATATTTTACAGGATAAGAAAAACCTTACTTTTGAAAAAACAGATAAGTATTATATTTTTAAAACAAAAACAAACTATCAACATCAAAACATGTTGCCGAAACAAGAGATTACATTGAAGAAAAGTGATTTAACGCCCGTTTCGGTGAAGTTAATGGATAATGATCAAAATGTTCTTGTGAAAGTAGATTTCTCAAAAGTGAAATTTGATGCGAAATTTGATAAAGGTGCATTTGATACGAAACAAAATATGTCTAGAGCGCAAGTAGATGTTCAAACAACAGCGAAAGAAGACAAACCATTTGCTATTTTGTATCCGCGTGATACGCCGCAAGGTATGGTTTTGAAAGATGAAAAAGAGTTGAAGACAGACAGTGGCAAGCGTGCGATACTCACATACACTGGAAGTAAGAAATCCTTTACTTTGATACAAGAAAAGGCAAAAGTTGCAGAGGCTTCGTCAGCGATAAGTGTGAGCGGAGAATTGGTTGATCTTGGCTTTACAATTGGGGCATTGACGAAAGATTCTTTAACGTGGTCGCATAACGGAGTAGAATATATGCTCGTGTCTAAAGGTTTAGAGCCGAAGGAGCTGTTAATGGTTGCTCGTTCAGTTACAGAGAAGCAAGTGAAGTAA
- the alr gene encoding alanine racemase, translated as MEEAPFYRDTWVEVDLDAIYNNITHIKDFIPSDVEIFAVVKANAYGHDYVPVAKTALEAGATRLAVAFLDEALVLRRAGITVPILVLGPSPPRDVNVAAENDVALTVFQKEWVDEAIKLWDGSSTMKYHINFDSGMGRIGIRERKELKGFLKSLEGAPFLELEGVYTHFATADEVETSYFDKQYNTFLQQLSWLKEFGVDPKFVHTANSAATLRFQGITFNAVRIGIAMYGLSPSVEIRPFLPFKLEPALSLHTKVAHIKQVIKGDGISYNVTYRTKTEEWIATVAIGYADGWLRRLQGFEVLINGKRVPIVGRVTMDQFMIHLPCAVPLGTKVTLIGKQGDEYISATEVAEYSGTINYEIIATISFRVPRIFIRHGKVVEVINYLNNI; from the coding sequence ATGGAAGAAGCACCATTTTACCGTGACACTTGGGTGGAAGTGGATTTAGATGCGATCTATAACAATATTACACACATTAAAGATTTCATTCCAAGTGATGTAGAGATTTTTGCTGTAGTTAAAGCGAATGCATATGGACACGATTATGTACCGGTAGCTAAAACGGCATTAGAAGCAGGGGCGACAAGGTTAGCGGTTGCCTTTTTAGATGAAGCTCTAGTGCTTCGAAGGGCTGGTATTACTGTACCGATTTTAGTGTTAGGTCCTTCCCCGCCTCGTGATGTCAATGTAGCTGCTGAAAATGATGTAGCGTTAACTGTTTTTCAAAAAGAGTGGGTGGATGAAGCAATCAAACTTTGGGATGGTTCATCTACAATGAAATACCATATTAATTTCGATAGTGGCATGGGGAGAATTGGAATACGCGAACGAAAAGAATTAAAAGGATTTTTAAAGAGTTTAGAAGGTGCACCATTTTTAGAATTAGAAGGAGTTTATACACATTTTGCAACAGCGGATGAGGTGGAGACTTCTTACTTTGATAAGCAATATAACACATTTTTGCAGCAGTTAAGTTGGTTGAAAGAGTTCGGAGTGGATCCTAAGTTTGTCCATACAGCTAATAGTGCTGCAACGCTACGTTTTCAAGGGATTACATTTAATGCAGTACGAATTGGTATTGCGATGTATGGGTTATCTCCGTCTGTAGAAATACGTCCTTTTTTACCGTTTAAATTAGAACCAGCGCTGTCACTGCATACGAAAGTTGCTCATATTAAACAGGTGATTAAAGGGGATGGGATTAGTTATAACGTCACTTACCGAACGAAAACGGAAGAATGGATTGCAACTGTTGCGATTGGATATGCAGATGGATGGCTTAGAAGATTACAAGGGTTCGAAGTGCTTATAAATGGTAAAAGGGTACCGATTGTAGGTCGAGTAACAATGGATCAATTCATGATACACCTTCCTTGTGCAGTGCCGCTTGGTACGAAAGTTACACTCATTGGAAAACAAGGTGATGAGTATATTAGTGCTACTGAGGTTGCTGAATATTCTGGGACTATTAATTATGAAATTATTGCAACGATAAGCTTCCGTGTGCCGAGAATATTCATACGGCACGGCAAGGTTGTAGAAGTAATCAATTATTTGAACAATATATAG
- a CDS encoding antitoxin EndoAI, which yields MSESSVTTEIVVRLPKQMVTELDGIGKQENKNRHELICQATQLLLRQHKTKKRYQHESMRRGYIEMGKINLGIASEAFLAEYEAAHTVERLVSGG from the coding sequence GTGTCCGAATCAAGTGTAACTACTGAAATCGTGGTTCGGTTGCCAAAGCAAATGGTAACGGAATTGGACGGAATTGGAAAACAAGAGAATAAGAATCGCCATGAACTAATTTGCCAGGCAACACAACTGTTATTGCGTCAACATAAGACGAAGAAACGCTACCAACATGAATCAATGCGACGTGGGTACATTGAAATGGGAAAAATTAATCTTGGTATTGCATCTGAAGCTTTCTTAGCAGAGTATGAAGCAGCTCATACAGTAGAACGCTTAGTTAGCGGGGGGTAA
- the ndoA gene encoding type II toxin-antitoxin system endoribonuclease NdoA: MIVKRGDVYFADLSPVVGSEQGGVRPVLVIQNDIGNRFSPTVIVAAITAQIQKAKLPTHVEIDAKKYGFERDSVILLEQIRTIDKQRLTDKITHLDEVMMIRVDEALQISLGLIDF; the protein is encoded by the coding sequence TTGATTGTAAAACGCGGCGACGTGTATTTTGCAGACCTTTCCCCAGTTGTTGGTTCTGAGCAAGGAGGCGTTCGTCCGGTTCTTGTCATTCAAAATGACATCGGAAATCGTTTTAGTCCAACGGTGATTGTAGCGGCTATTACTGCACAGATTCAAAAAGCTAAATTACCCACTCATGTGGAAATTGATGCGAAAAAGTACGGTTTTGAGAGAGATTCTGTTATTTTACTTGAGCAGATTCGAACAATCGATAAGCAGCGCTTAACGGATAAAATCACTCACTTAGATGAAGTGATGATGATTCGTGTAGATGAAGCGCTACAAATTAGTTTAGGACTAATAGATTTTTAA
- a CDS encoding Tex family protein, translated as MEMVDNRQALMKMLVKELGFTEKQVRHVIQLTEEGNTVPFIARYRKEWTGSLDEVQIRTILERWQYMMQLEGRKEEVLRLIDEKGKLTGELRQQIVKAVKLQEVEDLYRPYKEKRRTKATIAKEKGLEPLAEWLLLYKKEDPNQKAVEFINTEKEVQSAEEALQGAQDIIAEIVSDEAAYRSWIRNVTFRKGVMSSSVKDEEKDEKNIYEMYYSYEEPLQKVVPHRVLAMNRGEKEDILRVSVVPPVDEIVTFLYKRVIRDNDSKSAHYVKLAIEDGYKRLIQSSIEREIRKELTETAEEQAIHIFSENLRNLLLQPPMKGKVVLAVDPAYRTGCKLAVVDDTGKVLYIDVIYPHPPVRKYEDAKTKVLSIIDKYQVEMIAIGNGTASRESEEFIVDVLQNVKQEVFYIIVNEAGASVYSASDLAREEFPNLQVEERSAVSIGRRLQDPLAELVKIDPKSVGVGQYQHDVSQKRLNESLTFVVETAVNQVGVNVNTASVALLQYVSGLSKTVAKNIVAKREEEGKFTKRTDLKKIPRLGAKTYEQCIGFLRILEGANPLDRTGIHPEQYKNVELLLKSLGLSKGDVGQLQLQKSLEEVEISKLSQETGVGEPTLIDIIDALISPERDMRDELPKPLLKKGILKLEDLKRGMELEGTVRNVVDFGAFVDVGVKQDGLVHISKLSKQYVKHPLDIVSVGQIVKVWVDDIDTKKGRVALSMLPIE; from the coding sequence ATGGAAATGGTAGATAATCGACAAGCGTTAATGAAAATGTTAGTGAAGGAATTAGGCTTTACCGAAAAGCAAGTTCGTCATGTTATTCAATTAACAGAAGAAGGTAACACAGTTCCATTTATTGCTCGTTACCGAAAAGAATGGACAGGCTCTTTAGATGAAGTGCAAATTCGTACAATTTTAGAGAGATGGCAATATATGATGCAGCTTGAAGGTAGGAAAGAAGAGGTTCTTCGTCTTATTGATGAGAAGGGGAAACTGACTGGAGAGTTACGTCAGCAAATTGTTAAAGCTGTAAAGTTGCAAGAAGTAGAAGATTTATATCGTCCATATAAAGAGAAAAGAAGAACGAAAGCAACGATTGCAAAAGAAAAAGGACTAGAGCCGTTAGCTGAATGGTTATTGTTATATAAGAAAGAAGATCCAAATCAGAAGGCAGTGGAGTTTATTAACACAGAGAAAGAAGTGCAATCTGCAGAAGAAGCATTACAAGGTGCCCAAGACATTATTGCAGAAATCGTTTCAGATGAAGCAGCTTATCGTAGTTGGATTCGGAATGTTACTTTTAGAAAAGGTGTTATGTCTTCGTCCGTAAAAGATGAAGAGAAAGATGAAAAGAATATATATGAAATGTATTACAGTTATGAAGAACCGTTGCAGAAAGTAGTACCGCATCGTGTATTAGCGATGAATCGCGGTGAGAAAGAAGATATATTGAGAGTGTCTGTTGTTCCACCAGTAGATGAGATAGTAACTTTCTTATATAAGAGAGTAATTCGTGATAACGATTCTAAAAGTGCACATTATGTAAAGTTAGCAATTGAGGATGGTTATAAACGATTAATTCAATCCTCCATTGAAAGAGAGATTCGAAAAGAATTAACAGAAACAGCTGAGGAACAAGCCATACATATTTTCTCTGAGAACTTACGTAATTTGTTATTACAACCTCCAATGAAAGGAAAGGTTGTGTTAGCGGTAGACCCTGCATATAGAACTGGTTGTAAATTAGCTGTTGTAGATGATACGGGGAAGGTTCTATATATTGATGTTATTTATCCGCATCCACCTGTTCGTAAATATGAAGATGCAAAAACGAAAGTTCTTTCTATTATAGATAAATATCAAGTTGAAATGATTGCGATTGGGAATGGTACAGCTTCTAGGGAATCGGAAGAATTTATAGTTGATGTATTACAAAATGTGAAACAAGAAGTCTTCTATATTATTGTGAACGAAGCTGGTGCGAGTGTGTATTCGGCCTCTGATTTAGCTCGTGAGGAATTTCCGAATTTACAGGTTGAAGAAAGAAGTGCTGTTTCTATTGGGAGACGTCTGCAAGATCCACTTGCTGAACTTGTGAAGATTGATCCTAAATCAGTTGGGGTTGGACAATACCAACATGATGTATCTCAAAAGAGGCTGAATGAATCATTAACATTTGTAGTAGAGACGGCAGTTAACCAAGTCGGTGTGAATGTAAATACAGCTTCAGTTGCGTTACTGCAATATGTTTCGGGTTTATCGAAAACTGTTGCGAAAAATATTGTGGCAAAGCGTGAAGAAGAAGGGAAATTTACAAAACGAACAGACTTGAAGAAAATACCGCGTCTAGGTGCGAAGACATATGAACAATGTATAGGTTTTTTACGTATATTAGAAGGGGCAAATCCGTTAGATCGAACGGGTATTCATCCAGAGCAATATAAAAATGTTGAATTGTTATTGAAGAGTCTAGGATTATCGAAAGGCGACGTAGGGCAATTGCAATTACAAAAGAGCTTAGAAGAAGTGGAGATTTCTAAGTTGTCGCAAGAAACGGGAGTTGGGGAGCCAACATTAATTGATATTATAGATGCGCTTATTAGTCCAGAGCGAGACATGAGGGATGAGTTGCCTAAACCGCTTCTGAAAAAAGGGATTTTGAAATTAGAAGATTTAAAACGTGGTATGGAACTGGAAGGAACAGTTCGTAACGTTGTTGATTTTGGTGCTTTTGTTGATGTAGGTGTAAAACAAGATGGTTTAGTGCATATTTCTAAACTAAGCAAACAGTATGTGAAGCATCCGTTAGATATTGTATCTGTCGGACAAATCGTCAAGGTATGGGTAGATGATATTGATACGAAAAAAGGTCGCGTTGCACTATCCATGTTGCCGATTGAATAG
- the cmpA gene encoding cortex morphogenetic protein CmpA, producing MPTWLKKQMQRAYFEKNRYQIKLLNECWFYYSKIHQSS from the coding sequence ATGCCTACGTGGCTAAAAAAACAAATGCAACGCGCATATTTTGAAAAAAACCGGTATCAAATTAAATTACTAAATGAATGCTGGTTTTATTATAGCAAAATACATCAAAGCTCATAA
- a CDS encoding SprT family protein, which yields MRVDEQEIQRLVEEVSLQYFGMPFSHKAMFNSRLRTTGGRYLLNTHNIELNYRYYEMYGKKELVGIIKHELCHYHLHITGRGYKHRDRDFRELLKEVDAPRFCKRIINEEKEKKVYTYECMGCSLQYVRRRQINTKRYVCGKCKGKLNLIKKTS from the coding sequence ATGAGAGTGGATGAGCAAGAAATACAGCGTCTGGTGGAAGAAGTATCACTACAATACTTCGGAATGCCATTTTCCCATAAAGCTATGTTCAATAGTAGGTTGCGTACAACTGGTGGACGTTATCTATTGAATACACACAATATTGAACTGAATTATCGATATTACGAAATGTATGGGAAAAAAGAGTTAGTTGGAATCATTAAGCATGAGCTTTGTCATTATCACTTACATATTACAGGAAGGGGCTATAAGCACCGGGATAGAGATTTTCGTGAATTGTTAAAAGAAGTTGATGCGCCCCGTTTTTGTAAACGAATAATTAATGAAGAGAAGGAGAAAAAGGTTTATACGTATGAATGTATGGGCTGTTCGCTTCAATATGTAAGAAGACGTCAAATAAATACAAAAAGATATGTCTGCGGAAAGTGTAAAGGGAAATTGAACCTGATAAAGAAAACATCTTGA
- the tsaE gene encoding tRNA (adenosine(37)-N6)-threonylcarbamoyltransferase complex ATPase subunit type 1 TsaE encodes MSKYEITTKSSEETQRLSEKLGGLVGAQDVIILEGDLGAGKTTFTKGLAKGLGVKRVVNSPTFNIIKEYKGRLPLYHMDVYRLAESEEDLGFDEYFYGEGITVVEWAHLIEAFLPNEKLQISLFHAGDDTRKIVLEPIGDRYIRLCEELLQDESTSN; translated from the coding sequence GTGAGTAAATATGAAATAACAACAAAATCTTCTGAGGAAACACAAAGATTATCAGAAAAACTAGGTGGACTTGTCGGAGCGCAAGATGTAATTATTTTAGAAGGAGATCTAGGGGCTGGTAAGACAACTTTTACAAAAGGACTAGCAAAAGGTCTTGGAGTGAAAAGAGTTGTAAATAGTCCTACCTTTAATATTATTAAAGAATATAAAGGGAGATTGCCGCTATATCATATGGACGTGTATCGCTTAGCAGAAAGTGAAGAGGACTTGGGTTTTGATGAATATTTCTACGGTGAAGGAATTACCGTAGTAGAATGGGCTCATTTAATAGAAGCATTTTTACCAAATGAGAAGTTACAAATTAGTTTATTCCATGCTGGAGATGATACAAGGAAAATTGTACTCGAGCCAATTGGAGATCGATATATTAGATTATGTGAGGAGCTATTACAAGATGAAAGTACTAGCAATTGA
- the tsaB gene encoding tRNA (adenosine(37)-N6)-threonylcarbamoyltransferase complex dimerization subunit type 1 TsaB, with translation MKVLAIDTSNYVMGVSLIEEGNVIGEIITNLTKNHSVRLMPAVAKLLKECGVKPKELTKIVVAAGPGSYTGVRIGVTAAKTLAWSLQIPIVGVSSLEVVAANGANFNGLICPLFDGRRGQIYTGLYTYEGEHLTSIEEDRIILIVDWLQMLKDKGKPILFIGNDVKLHKETIIEHLGDQAVFAPFTKNNPRPSELAFLGLQKEEQDVHSFVPSYLRLAEAETKWLESQNK, from the coding sequence ATGAAAGTACTAGCAATTGATACTTCAAATTACGTAATGGGTGTATCCCTTATTGAGGAAGGAAACGTAATTGGGGAAATCATTACAAACTTAACAAAAAATCATTCTGTACGTCTTATGCCAGCTGTAGCAAAATTGTTAAAAGAATGTGGTGTAAAACCGAAAGAATTAACTAAAATCGTTGTAGCTGCTGGACCTGGGTCATATACAGGTGTTCGCATAGGTGTGACAGCTGCAAAAACATTAGCTTGGTCACTTCAAATACCAATTGTAGGTGTATCAAGTTTAGAAGTAGTTGCTGCCAACGGTGCTAATTTTAATGGATTGATCTGTCCTTTATTTGATGGAAGACGTGGACAAATTTATACTGGGTTATATACATATGAAGGAGAGCATTTAACTTCTATAGAAGAAGACCGAATCATCCTTATTGTAGACTGGTTGCAAATGTTAAAGGATAAAGGGAAGCCGATTTTATTTATTGGTAACGATGTTAAACTGCACAAAGAAACAATAATAGAACATTTAGGCGATCAAGCTGTATTTGCTCCTTTTACTAAAAATAACCCTAGACCAAGTGAACTGGCGTTCTTAGGATTACAAAAAGAAGAACAAGATGTACATTCATTTGTTCCTAGTTATCTTCGTTTAGCTGAAGCTGAAACAAAGTGGTTAGAAAGTCAAAATAAGTAG